TTAAGTTTCCCAAAGTCCACAATCCAAATGTCATGTACTAAAATGCTTATTGTACCCTTTCTTGTCCCAGGGGCTGCCCTGAGGGGACAATGCAGTTACTAACTAGCCCCCAAAGTAGCCCAACCTCCACAGAGCACCAGAGGAGTCCAGATGTTCGAGATTATGATCCCCTGAATGCAGTGGAATGTATGCCAGAGATTAAAATGCAGAATTAATTTATAACACTCTCTACCTGTCTGCAACCTGTGCTTAGCTTATTATCTGTGCACATTGTGTTGCACGGCAATTACAGTGTTGGAAATAACCTGAAGCACGTGACCACTGCCGTTAAGTTTAAAAGGGGAGCATTTGTCATGTTTTAGCCCGCACATCTGGTTCTACCATATTTACCACATGATTAATATAGGAACATATTACAGCGAAATCCTTTCGTATCAGTTTTATTCGCTGGAAATGAAGCATTCTTCTTCCCagtccccctctctctttccaggCTGAACTCAGATTTCCAGTCTTAAGGTCCATTtgaggggagaagacagagaatCTGCTTTTGCCTTTGTTCAGCTCCCCAGCCCCAACCACAAAGGGGGTGGATCTGCATCCTTTGTTTTACAAAGCACACCCACTAGCCAGAGAAAACTAACCCCTATTCCAAAAGGAGATGAGGTCAGAACCCTCCGTCAAACCAAACCTCAGGAATTAAACTCTAAATTTTAAACtcccttttattgaaatataagTTTGTTTAGTCTATTTACACCACgatttatgcacatatatacacagaaggCAAATTCTGTCAAATAAAAAAGTTTTCttactaaaaaattaaaattaaaaaaagtaaagtgcatgaaactgatttttttctttcttctggtgaACATCATCATTGTCAATTTTGGTCAATTGGGAGATGCAGGAAGAAATTCATTATTGACTCTGCTTATAACTAGTCCCGAATTCATAGCCTTCAGGCTAAAATGACAGGGGTTCAGGAATGGGTCAGACAAACTGTCAGGGTCTGTAGGGCTCTCAGGGGCGGGGAAGTCTTGCTCTCTTTGTCCTATCCAGAGCTGTCCCTCAGCTTGGAACAGTTATCTCACCATCGCGCGCTGGAACaaagagagaacacaggaaggGGGCTCCACCAGCCCTTGTCACAGCCTGCTCTGGGGCCACCGGCGCTGTGTTTAGTAGGAGATAGAGGAATTAGCTCAAACGGAAGTTTTCCTTttttgggaaggggtggggcaaGAATGGACTGCATCTCCCAAAGAGACTGCCATTCAGGGGCCAAACCCGAGCAGCCAGTTTCTTCGGATCCAATCTCCACACAAGCACAGATTCCTTTTTATAAGCTAGGTGGAGGGAATGTTACACTTCTTGCCTCGGTGAGTTTGCCCTTCCAGAACTTGGAAAGGAAACAGCCTGGCATGAAAAGAAAGGGGCAAGTGGGTAACACACAAGTTTTTAGACAGCTTGTATTCAGACCACTGGGTGGGCGTTGGCCGGTTGGTCATAGCCGGTGGCAGAGAAGACAGCCCTAACTCCCATCATTCATAACCCAGTCCCTCTCTTCCTCGGAGTGTTATTAAGTCCCCGGGTCGGCGGCCGTACTTGGCCTTACAGTGCAAAATGTGTTTGGCGAGGAAGTCAAGGCGGCGCTGTAGCAGCTGAGCGTGGGGGTCTGCGAGCTCCGCCAGCTCTGGGAAACGCGGTTCCTGGCGACTGTAGAGGCGCAGCAGCCGGGCTGCCGCGTCCTGACCCCGGTGCAGCTCCAAGACGCGCCTAGCAGTCCGCTCTCGGAATACACACACCGACTGTAGCAGCGGTTCGTTATACTTGTCCCACATGCCGGCTACCCGGTACCCGTGCACCAGGCCCGCCTCATTGTCCAGAAAGACCAACGCCCCTCCTGGTCCTCGGTGCAGGTTGCTTGTAGCGCGGTGCATAACGCGTGGGTCCCACTGTAAGCTGAAGAGGTTGCTTACAAGCCGGTCGAAGTTGGCTGTCAGGTAATCGAAGAGGATCAGATCGGTCCATTGTACCAGGTCCACCAGCTCCGCCTGGCTGAGGTTGGTCAGCTCGCCCCCGGCGTCGCGCAGGGGCCGCAGACGGCCGTCCTCTGATCGCCAGGGCTCGGGCACCACCACGTCGGTGAGGTTAGGCAGCCAGCGCGTCAGGCTCACCACGCTGCCCTCGGTCCAGTGCGCCGTGcgcagctcctcctgcacctgcACCCACTGCGCGCCCCGAGCCTCCACCCGAGCCAGTGCCAGCGGCGGCACGTGGCGCTGGAGGCCCAGCAGGCGCGCAAGGTAGTAGGACAGGGCCTCGCCCTGTATCTGCTCTGGGTTGATGCCGTAGCGTACACAGGCACGGGTGCCGTCGGCAAAGCGGGCTAGGCGGTTGGAACTGCGTCCACAGCCCCCGCGATCCAGAGCCACCACCCGAGCTCCCCGTGCCACCTCCAGCCAAGCTGCTGCTTGGGCTTCGGAAAAGCCCCGGGGCACCTGCTCCTCCAGGCCGCGGCTCCAAAAGACGCCCCCGTGCACCGCCCTGTGCTCCGCTGGCCAGGACAGCCCGGAGGGCACGTGCCGCCCGCGATCGTCCGGGTGCCTCCCAGGCGGGTTATCCGCGCCGGCCGCCAGGGTGAGCAGCGCCCGGAAAGTTTTCAGGGAGCCGCCGCGGGCGTCCCACActaggggtgggggcagagggaaTCGCGGCTCCGGCGCGGGGCCGCCACTCTGGATCGGATGCCGAGGGAGTCGATCTTCGGGCGGCCGGGAGGCTGGCAGCTCGGTCCGTGGTGGCAGGAG
The DNA window shown above is from Rattus rattus isolate New Zealand chromosome 5, Rrattus_CSIRO_v1, whole genome shotgun sequence and carries:
- the Fjx1 gene encoding four-jointed box protein 1 yields the protein MGRKMRGAAAAGLWLLALGSLLTLWGGLLPPRTELPASRPPEDRLPRHPIQSGGPAPEPRFPLPPPLVWDARGGSLKTFRALLTLAAGADNPPGRHPDDRGRHVPSGLSWPAEHRAVHGGVFWSRGLEEQVPRGFSEAQAAAWLEVARGARVVALDRGGCGRSSNRLARFADGTRACVRYGINPEQIQGEALSYYLARLLGLQRHVPPLALARVEARGAQWVQVQEELRTAHWTEGSVVSLTRWLPNLTDVVVPEPWRSEDGRLRPLRDAGGELTNLSQAELVDLVQWTDLILFDYLTANFDRLVSNLFSLQWDPRVMHRATSNLHRGPGGALVFLDNEAGLVHGYRVAGMWDKYNEPLLQSVCVFRERTARRVLELHRGQDAAARLLRLYSRQEPRFPELAELADPHAQLLQRRLDFLAKHILHCKAKYGRRPGDLITLRGREGLGYE